The Miltoncostaea oceani genome includes a region encoding these proteins:
- a CDS encoding glycosyltransferase family 4 protein: MTVDPPPADGRPPRIAFVLPCVPEAPIGGFRVAYEYANRLSRRGYGVEVVHPRRPLRPRSLRARAVGLAAPLRRARRPDPWSWFAFDPAVAVRVSDGLAPAALGGADVLVATAWWTAPWVARASGPGRAGLYLIQSHEIWDGPAAEVEATWRLPLEKIVISRWLQRVGEGLGVGDRITRIPNGMDLDHFRTVVPIDARDDAHVGFIDRDEPIRGRDDALAVLRAVRRRVPRLRVTAFGQRRRRRDLPSWISYEEDPSQDRIRDLYNSFAVFLHTSHLEGWALPPAEAMACGCAVVAAANEGVVEYADPSNSLLVPVGDRAAMEDGLVTLVEDPPRRRVLAASGGRAVRTLDWDRSVTAMEAVAVRALAASRSAGGPSGHG; encoded by the coding sequence GTGACAGTCGATCCCCCACCCGCCGACGGCCGGCCGCCGCGCATCGCGTTCGTCCTCCCGTGCGTGCCCGAGGCGCCCATCGGCGGGTTCCGCGTGGCGTACGAGTACGCGAACCGGTTGAGCCGGCGTGGGTATGGGGTGGAGGTCGTCCACCCGAGACGCCCGCTGCGTCCGCGCTCGCTGCGGGCCAGGGCCGTCGGTCTGGCCGCCCCGCTGCGACGCGCCAGGCGGCCGGACCCGTGGAGCTGGTTCGCGTTCGACCCCGCCGTCGCCGTGCGCGTCTCGGATGGCCTCGCGCCCGCCGCCCTCGGCGGCGCGGATGTGCTCGTGGCCACGGCATGGTGGACGGCCCCGTGGGTCGCGCGCGCGTCCGGTCCCGGACGCGCGGGGCTCTATCTCATCCAGAGCCACGAGATCTGGGACGGTCCGGCCGCGGAGGTCGAGGCGACCTGGCGCCTGCCACTCGAGAAGATCGTGATCTCGCGCTGGCTGCAGCGCGTGGGGGAGGGCCTCGGGGTCGGCGACCGGATCACCCGCATCCCCAACGGGATGGACCTCGACCACTTCCGCACCGTGGTCCCGATCGACGCGCGTGACGACGCGCACGTCGGCTTCATCGATCGCGACGAGCCCATCCGTGGGCGCGACGACGCCCTGGCGGTGCTCCGGGCGGTCCGCCGCAGGGTCCCCCGCCTGCGCGTCACCGCGTTCGGTCAGCGCCGGCGCCGGCGGGATCTGCCCTCGTGGATCTCCTACGAGGAGGACCCGTCCCAGGACCGGATCCGGGATCTCTACAACAGCTTCGCGGTGTTCCTCCACACGAGCCACCTGGAGGGGTGGGCACTGCCCCCCGCGGAGGCCATGGCATGCGGCTGCGCCGTCGTCGCGGCGGCGAACGAGGGCGTCGTCGAGTACGCGGACCCGTCCAACAGCCTGCTCGTCCCGGTCGGTGACCGCGCCGCGATGGAGGACGGCCTCGTCACGTTGGTGGAGGATCCCCCCCGCCGCAGGGTCCTCGCGGCGTCGGGCGGTCGCGCGGTGCGGACGCTCGACTGGGATCGGTCGGTCACCGCGATGGAGGCCGTCGCGGTGAGGGCTCTGGCGGCGTCGCGTTCGGCCGGTGGCCCCTCAGGGCACGGGTGA
- a CDS encoding ABC transporter permease, whose product MRTADQPQGTLIAPRAGWAPLDLAELWSYRELLFFLAWRDVKVRYKQTVLGAAWAVIQPALTMVVFSIFFGGLADVPSDGAPYPVFAFAALVPWTFFANGLTQAANSVVAEEGMIDKVYFPRVTVPLAAVLATLVDLAIAMVVLVAVMLAYGIVPGWQVVTLPAFVLLAAMAALGAGLWLAALNVQYRDVRYTLTFLVQLWLFASPVAYPTSLVPSPWDVVYGLNPMVGVIDGFRWALLGTTPAPGTMVALSIVVTTSALIGGLFYFRRMERTFADVI is encoded by the coding sequence ATGAGGACGGCGGACCAGCCACAGGGAACCCTGATCGCCCCCCGCGCCGGGTGGGCGCCCCTCGACCTCGCCGAGCTCTGGTCGTACCGGGAGCTCCTGTTCTTCCTGGCCTGGCGCGACGTCAAGGTGCGGTACAAGCAGACCGTCCTCGGCGCAGCGTGGGCGGTGATCCAGCCGGCCTTGACGATGGTCGTCTTCAGCATCTTCTTCGGCGGGCTCGCCGACGTCCCGTCGGACGGCGCGCCCTACCCGGTCTTCGCCTTCGCGGCCCTCGTACCGTGGACGTTCTTCGCCAACGGCCTGACCCAGGCGGCGAACAGCGTCGTCGCCGAGGAGGGGATGATCGACAAGGTCTACTTCCCGCGGGTCACCGTTCCCCTGGCCGCCGTGCTGGCCACCCTCGTCGACCTCGCGATCGCGATGGTCGTCTTGGTCGCGGTGATGCTCGCGTACGGCATCGTGCCCGGGTGGCAGGTCGTGACGCTTCCCGCGTTCGTCCTGCTCGCCGCGATGGCGGCGCTCGGCGCGGGACTCTGGCTGGCGGCGCTCAACGTGCAATACCGCGATGTCCGCTACACGCTGACCTTCCTGGTGCAGCTCTGGCTCTTCGCGAGCCCGGTCGCGTACCCGACGAGTCTCGTCCCCTCGCCCTGGGACGTCGTCTACGGACTGAACCCGATGGTGGGCGTCATCGACGGGTTCCGGTGGGCCCTCCTCGGCACCACTCCGGCGCCAGGGACGATGGTCGCCCTGTCGATCGTCGTCACCACCTCCGCCCTTATCGGCGGGCTCTTCTACTTCCGTCGCATGGAACGCACCTTCGCCGATGTCATCTGA
- a CDS encoding ABC transporter ATP-binding protein: MSSEPLALRVDGIGKRYRLGEANGYRTLREGIASLGRRRRHVARESSAEMWALRDVTFDVRSGEVVGVIGRNGAGKSTLLKVLSRITEPTEGEARVTGRVGALLEVGTGFHPELTGRENILLNGAILGMRRADIRRNLDAIVAFAEIERFLDTPVKRYSTGMQMRLAFAVAAHLEPEILVIDEVLAVGDAEFQRKCLGRMGNVAREGRTVLFVSHNMAAVESLCDRVLWLEGGRVVADGPAGDVVSRYLQASFSPDNDRSWTDPADAPGDEHVRVRRARVRPVGGSADDPIDVGTPFDIEIEYWNLIAGARIDLSLHVYNEQGVLVFNAAPLDSTPGRGLPRPAGLYREVCSVPARLMNDGVHTVEMLVVRNDTEVVFGLSELVTFNIRDDLEGRGSWYGGWAGAVRPRLDWSSDLVQEGPPSGRVAT; encoded by the coding sequence ATGTCATCTGAACCGCTCGCCCTGCGGGTCGACGGCATCGGCAAGCGCTACCGGCTCGGTGAGGCCAACGGCTACCGCACGCTCCGAGAGGGCATCGCGTCGCTCGGGCGACGCCGGCGACACGTCGCGAGGGAGTCGAGCGCCGAGATGTGGGCGTTGCGCGACGTGACGTTCGATGTCCGGTCGGGCGAGGTGGTCGGAGTGATCGGTCGCAACGGCGCCGGCAAGAGCACGCTCCTCAAGGTCCTCTCGCGGATCACCGAGCCCACCGAGGGCGAGGCGCGGGTCACCGGCCGCGTCGGGGCCCTGCTCGAGGTGGGCACCGGCTTCCACCCGGAACTGACGGGGCGCGAGAACATCCTGCTGAACGGTGCGATCCTCGGCATGCGCCGCGCCGACATCCGGCGCAACCTCGACGCGATCGTCGCCTTCGCCGAGATCGAGAGGTTCCTCGACACACCCGTCAAGCGCTACTCGACGGGCATGCAGATGCGCCTCGCCTTCGCGGTGGCGGCCCACCTGGAGCCCGAGATCCTCGTCATCGACGAGGTCCTCGCCGTCGGCGACGCGGAGTTCCAGCGCAAGTGCCTCGGCCGTATGGGCAACGTGGCACGCGAAGGTCGGACGGTGCTCTTCGTGAGCCACAACATGGCGGCCGTCGAGAGCCTCTGCGACCGGGTCCTCTGGTTGGAGGGCGGCCGCGTCGTCGCCGACGGTCCCGCCGGCGACGTGGTGTCGCGCTACCTCCAGGCGTCGTTCTCGCCCGACAACGATCGGTCGTGGACCGACCCGGCGGATGCACCGGGGGACGAGCACGTCCGGGTACGCCGCGCACGCGTGCGTCCCGTCGGCGGCAGCGCCGACGATCCGATCGACGTCGGCACCCCGTTCGACATCGAGATCGAGTACTGGAACCTCATCGCCGGGGCGCGGATCGACCTCAGCCTGCACGTCTACAACGAGCAGGGGGTGCTCGTCTTCAACGCCGCGCCCCTCGACTCCACGCCCGGACGGGGCCTGCCGCGACCCGCCGGCCTCTACCGCGAGGTCTGCTCGGTCCCGGCGCGTCTGATGAACGACGGGGTCCACACCGTGGAGATGCTCGTGGTGCGGAACGACACCGAAGTCGTCTTCGGCTTGTCCGAACTGGTCACCTTCAACATCCGTGACGACCTCGAGGGGAGGGGTTCCTGGTACGGCGGGTGGGCCGGAGCGGTCCGACCGCGCCTCGACTGGAGCTCCGACCTCGTGCAGGAGGGTCCACCCTCGGGGCGGGTCGCCACGTGA
- a CDS encoding GNAT family N-acetyltransferase gives MSGPRGYAHPDYARTLGHLGQARWLRASGASVVVRPIPGTTRRDAVGPYPLLACHDWDRLGDDLDELRTEAVSVTAVPDPLGDHDPGLLQRAFPDLVRPYKTHWVVDLASSWSAGLSRHHRRRLRLARDAVTVEVLDTPRRAGAEWAEMYTHLVVRSSLTGVHAFPPDALVRQLEIPGATVLRAVRGGRTHAMAVWYSDGSGVHYHLGASDPTGYELGASYALMYGALDHFAQTGADVALLGGGSDPEDPDGDGLARFKRGWATDQVQAWLCGRILDRGAYRSLTPGGDRGEWFPAYRSGPPRTRRVVRDAAAPPPATLPGVLGGRPAFDEPLHVGRPNIGDRSRVMERIEGMLDRRWLSNDGPLVQEFEERVAEVVGVAHCVATSSGTTGLDILARACGMSGEVIVPAFTFVATAHALAWQGLTPVFCDIGRETHLIDPARVEELITDRTTGIVGVHLWGRGCDAAALDGLAQRHGLSLIFDAAHAFGCTLGGRPIGRFGRAEVFSFHATKFVNAFEGGAIVTSDAALADRCRSLRNFGFVDFDLVEGPGTNAKMPEASAAMGLTSLESRDDFARANAENEAAYAEGLAGLPGIRLTRHPPGETGNHQYVVLEVGPEAGLSRDQLTEALWADNIRARRYFHPGCHRSEPYRESFARGGRALPVTDEVSGRVLCLPTGTAVSPRDVTRVCRVVGAILEEGPRVAAHLRRASGRATDAA, from the coding sequence GTGAGCGGGCCGCGCGGCTACGCCCACCCCGACTACGCACGCACCCTCGGTCACCTCGGGCAGGCGCGCTGGTTGCGGGCAAGCGGCGCATCGGTCGTCGTCAGGCCGATCCCGGGGACGACCCGGCGGGACGCGGTCGGCCCCTATCCGTTGCTCGCCTGCCACGATTGGGATCGACTCGGGGACGACCTTGACGAGCTCCGGACGGAGGCGGTGTCCGTGACGGCGGTCCCCGACCCGCTCGGCGACCACGATCCAGGCCTCCTGCAGCGGGCGTTCCCGGACCTCGTGCGCCCCTACAAGACCCACTGGGTCGTCGACCTCGCGTCCTCCTGGTCCGCCGGTTTGTCGCGCCACCACCGACGACGCCTGCGCCTGGCCCGGGACGCGGTGACCGTCGAGGTCCTCGACACGCCCCGACGGGCCGGCGCGGAGTGGGCGGAGATGTACACCCACCTGGTCGTGCGCAGTTCCCTCACCGGTGTCCATGCGTTCCCGCCGGACGCCTTGGTCCGCCAGCTCGAGATCCCCGGCGCCACCGTGCTCCGGGCCGTCCGCGGAGGACGGACACACGCCATGGCCGTCTGGTACTCCGACGGATCGGGGGTCCACTACCACCTCGGCGCGAGCGACCCGACGGGGTACGAGCTCGGCGCCTCCTACGCCCTCATGTACGGTGCCCTCGACCACTTCGCGCAGACGGGCGCCGACGTCGCCCTCCTCGGAGGCGGATCCGACCCCGAGGATCCCGACGGGGACGGGTTGGCGCGGTTCAAGCGCGGCTGGGCGACCGATCAGGTGCAGGCGTGGCTGTGCGGAAGGATCCTCGACCGGGGCGCCTACCGCTCGCTGACGCCGGGGGGTGACCGGGGGGAGTGGTTCCCCGCCTACCGCTCCGGACCGCCCCGGACGCGACGCGTCGTCCGCGACGCCGCGGCCCCGCCCCCGGCGACCCTCCCCGGGGTCCTGGGTGGGCGACCGGCGTTCGACGAGCCGCTCCACGTTGGGCGCCCGAACATCGGCGACCGGTCCCGTGTCATGGAGAGGATCGAGGGCATGCTCGACCGCCGATGGCTGAGCAACGACGGACCGCTGGTGCAGGAGTTCGAGGAACGCGTCGCGGAGGTCGTCGGTGTGGCCCATTGCGTCGCGACGAGCAGCGGCACCACCGGCCTCGACATCCTCGCCCGGGCGTGCGGTATGTCCGGCGAGGTCATCGTGCCGGCCTTCACGTTTGTCGCGACCGCGCACGCACTCGCGTGGCAGGGACTCACCCCCGTGTTCTGCGACATCGGTCGCGAGACCCACCTCATCGACCCGGCGCGGGTGGAGGAGTTGATCACGGACCGGACGACCGGGATCGTCGGTGTCCACCTCTGGGGCCGGGGGTGCGACGCCGCCGCCCTGGACGGCCTCGCGCAGCGGCACGGGCTGTCCCTGATCTTCGATGCCGCGCACGCCTTCGGATGCACGCTCGGGGGCCGACCGATCGGGCGCTTCGGGAGAGCGGAGGTGTTCAGCTTCCACGCGACGAAGTTCGTCAACGCCTTCGAGGGCGGGGCGATCGTCACGTCCGATGCCGCACTCGCCGACCGGTGCAGGAGTCTGCGCAACTTCGGTTTCGTGGACTTCGACCTCGTTGAGGGCCCCGGCACGAACGCGAAGATGCCGGAGGCGAGCGCGGCGATGGGCCTCACATCGCTGGAGTCACGTGACGACTTCGCGCGGGCGAACGCCGAGAACGAAGCGGCCTATGCCGAGGGACTCGCCGGCCTACCCGGGATCCGCCTGACCCGACACCCCCCGGGGGAGACGGGCAACCACCAGTACGTCGTGCTCGAGGTCGGTCCGGAGGCGGGACTCTCCCGCGACCAGCTCACCGAGGCCCTCTGGGCGGACAACATCCGCGCCCGGCGGTACTTCCATCCCGGCTGCCACCGTTCCGAACCGTACCGCGAATCCTTCGCCCGCGGGGGCCGTGCACTCCCGGTCACCGACGAGGTGAGCGGGAGGGTGCTGTGCCTTCCGACCGGCACCGCGGTCAGCCCGCGCGACGTCACGCGGGTCTGTCGGGTCGTCGGCGCCATCCTGGAGGAGGGCCCCCGGGTCGCGGCGCACCTCCGGCGGGCCTCCGGCCGGGCGACGGATGCCGCCTGA